The following nucleotide sequence is from Barnesiella viscericola DSM 18177.
CACGGCCGTCGTGTTCGACACCGACGGCTCCATGGCCGGGAAATACCGCAAGATGCACATACCCGACGACCCCGCCTATTACGAGAAATTCTACTTTACCCCCGGCGACCTGGGATTCACGCCCGTCAAAACCTCGATAGGTACTCTGGGCATACTGGTATGCTGGGACCAGTGGTACCCCGAGGCTGCCCGCCTCATGGCGCTGCAAGGGGCTGACCTGCTCATCTACCCCACCGCCATCGGTTGGGAGAGTTCCGACACACCCGAGGAGCAGAAGCGCCAGCAGGAGGCCTGGATTATCTCACAACGCGGACATGCCGTGGCCAACGGCCTGCCGGTGATTGCCGTCAACCGGGTGGGGCACGAGCCCGACCCCTCGCAACAGACCCGCGGCATTCAGTTCTGGGGACACAGTTTCGTGTGCGGCCCTCAGGGCGAAATGCTCGCCGCCGCCCCCAGCGACAGCGAGTGGTGCCAGGTGGTCGACATCGACCTGGCCCGCAGCGAGAATGTGCGACGCTGGTGGCCTTTCCTGCGCGACCGCCGTATCGACGCCTACGACAACATTTTACGCCGGTTTGT
It contains:
- a CDS encoding carbon-nitrogen hydrolase; the protein is MSEKRIKVGLVQQHNSGDITDNMNRLKQRIEQCAAQGAQLVVLQELHNSLYFCQTESTDCFDLAEPIPGPSTDFYGRLAADLHIVLVTSLFERRAPGLYHNTAVVFDTDGSMAGKYRKMHIPDDPAYYEKFYFTPGDLGFTPVKTSIGTLGILVCWDQWYPEAARLMALQGADLLIYPTAIGWESSDTPEEQKRQQEAWIISQRGHAVANGLPVIAVNRVGHEPDPSQQTRGIQFWGHSFVCGPQGEMLAAAPSDSEWCQVVDIDLARSENVRRWWPFLRDRRIDAYDNILRRFVD